From Pagrus major chromosome 2, Pma_NU_1.0, one genomic window encodes:
- the ckmb gene encoding creatine kinase, muscle b, protein MAKNCHNDYKMKFSVDEEYPDLSLHNNHMAKVLTKEIYAKLRGKSTPSGFTLDDITQTGVDNPGHPFIMTVGCVAGDEESYEVFKDLLDPVISDRHGGYKPTDKHKTDLNFENLKGGDDLDPNYVLSSRVRTGRSIKGFTLPPHNSRGERRAIEKLSIEALANLEGELKGKYYPLTGMTDAEQEQLIADHFLFDKPVSPLLTCAGMARDWPDGRGIWHNDNKTFLVWVNEEDHLRVISMQKGGNMKEVFRRFCTGLQKIEGIFKKHNHGFMWNEHLGYILTCPSNLGTGLRGGVHVKLPKLSTHAKFEEILTRLRLQKRGTGGVDTASVGGVFDISNADRLGSSEVEQVQLVVDGVKLMVEMEKKLEKGEAIDGMVPAQK, encoded by the exons ATGGCAAAGAACTGCCACAATGACTACAAGATGAAGTTCTCCGTGGACGAGGAGTACCCCGACCTCTCCCTGCACAACAACCACATGGCCAAG GTGCTGACCAAGGAGATCTACGCCAAGCTGAGGGGCAAGTCCACCCCCAGTGGCTTCACCTTGGATGACATCACCCAGACTGGTGTTGACAACCCCG GCCACCCCTTCATCATGACTGTCGGCTGCGTTGCTGGTGATGAGGAGTCTTATGAGGTCTTCAAGGATCTGCTGGACCCCGTCATCTCCGACCGTCACGGTGGATACAAACCCACCGACAAGCACAAGACCGACCTGAACTTCGAGAACCTGAAG gGTGGTGATGACCTGGACCCCAACTACGTGCTGTCCAGCCGTGTTCGTACCGGCCGCAGCATCAAGGGATTCACCCTGCCCCCCCACAACAGCCGTGGAGAGCGCAGAGCCATTGAGAAGCTGTCCATTGAGG CCCTGGCCAACCTGGAGGGTGAGCTCAAGGGAAAGTACTACCCCCTGACAGGCATGACCGATGCCGAGCAGGAGCAGCTGATCGCCGATCACTTCCTGTTCGACAAGCCCGTCTCCCCCCTGCTGACCTGTGCTGGTATGGCCCGTGACTGGCCCGACGGCAGAGGCATCTG GCACAACGACAACAAGACCTTCTTGGTCTGGGTGAACGAGGAGGATCACCTGCGTGTCATCTCCATGCAGAAGGGAGGCAACATGAAGGAGGTCTTCAGACGCTTCTGCACCGGCCTGCAGAAG ATTGAGGGGATCTTCAAGAAGCACAACCACGGCTTCATGTGGAACGAGCATCTGGGCTACATCCTGACCTGCCCATCCAACCTGGGAACCGGCCTGCGCGGTGGCGTGCACGTCAAGCTGCCCAAGCTCAGCACACATGCCAAGTTCGAGGAGATCCTGACCAGGCTGCGTCTGCAGAAGCGTGGCACAG GTGGTGTGGACACAGCCTCCGTGGGTGGCGTGTTCGACATCTCCAACGCTGACCGTCTGGGCTCCTCCGAGGTGGAGCAGGTCCAGCTCGTGGTTGACGGTGTCAAGCTGATGGTTGAGATGGAGAAGAAGCTTGAGAAGGGAGAGGCCATCGATGGCATGGTCCCCGCCCAGAAGTAA